A genomic window from Arvicola amphibius chromosome 5, mArvAmp1.2, whole genome shotgun sequence includes:
- the LOC119814805 gene encoding LOW QUALITY PROTEIN: olfactory receptor 4F3/4F16/4F29-like (The sequence of the model RefSeq protein was modified relative to this genomic sequence to represent the inferred CDS: inserted 2 bases in 1 codon), giving the protein MLMEGANHSVVLGFVFLGLTNSWDIQLLIFVFSSMFYVASMMGNSLIIFTVVSDPHLHTPMYFLLANLSFIDLGVSCVTSPKMIYDLFRKHKIISFRACVIQIFSIHVIGGVEMVLLIAMAFDRYVAICKPLHYLTIMGPRMCIFFVVTAWIVGLTHSLVQLAFVVNLPFCGPNVLDSFYCDLPRFIKLACTDTHKLEFMVTANSGFISVGSFIILIISYXVIITTVQKHSSSGSTKALSTLSAHISVVVLFFSPLIFVYTWPSPPIHLDKFLAIFDAVFTPFLNSVIYTFRNQEMKMSMKRVFRQLLSYRTIS; this is encoded by the exons ATGCTAATGGAAGGAGCAAATCACTCTGTGGTATTGGGGTTTGTATTTCTTGGACTCACTAACTCCTGGGACATTCAGCTTCTTATCTTTGTGTTCTCCTCCATGTTTTATGTAGCAAGCATGATGGGAAACTCCCTCATCATTTTTACCGTGGTTTCAGATCCTCACTTACACACTCCAATGTACTTTCTGTTGGCAAACCTTTCCTTCATTGACTTAGGTGTTTCTTGTGTCACTTCTCCCAAGATGATTTATGATTTGTTCAGAAAGCACAAAATCATCTCTTTTAGGGCTTGTGTCATTCAGATCTTCTCTATCCATGTCATTGGTGGAGTAGAGATGGTGCTGCTCATAGCCATGGCTTTTGATAGATATGTAGCCATATGTAAACCTCTCCATTACTTAACCATTATGGGCCCAAGaatgtgtattttctttgtagTAACTGCCTGGATAGTTGGCCTTACCCACTCTCTTGTTCAACTGGCTTTTGTAGTCAATTTACCTTTCTGTGGACCAAATGTGTTGGACAGCTTCTATTGTGACCTTCCCCGGTTCATCAAACTTGCCTGCACAGACACCCATAAACTGGAATTCATGGTCACAGCCAACAGTGGATTTATCTCTGTGGGCTCCTTCATCATACTGATCATTTCCTA AGTCATCATAACCACTGTACAAAAGCACTCATCAAGTGGTTCCACTAAAGCTCTGTCCACACTTTCAGCTCACATCTCTGTGGTGGTCTTATTCTTCAGTCCTTTGATATTTGTCTATACCTGGCCTTCTCCCCCAATACACCTGGACAAATTTCTGGCCATATTTGATGCAGTTTTCACTCCCTTTCTGAATTCTGTGATCTATACATTCAGGAATCAAGAAATGAAGATGTCGATGAAGAGAGTATTCAGACAGCTACTGAGTTATCGAACGATCTCCTAA
- the LOC119814828 gene encoding olfactory receptor 4F3/4F16/4F29-like: MEGTNHSMVSEFLFVGLTNSWKLQVLLFVFASVFYMASMMGNSLIIFTVASDPHLHSPMYFLLANLSFIDLGVSCVTCPKMIYDLFRKHKVISFRGCITQIFFIHVIGGVEVVLLIGMAYDRYVAICKPLHYLTIMNAKMCIFILVSAWVVGLMHSLVQFVYVVNLPFCGPNILDSFYCDLPWFIRLACIDTNQLELMVSANSGFISVGSFFILAISYIVIIVTVQKHSSSGSSKALSTLSAHITVVVLFFGPLIFVYTWPSSSTHLDKYLAIFDAVGTPFLNPVIYTLRNQEMKTAMKRICRQLLKYGKIS, translated from the coding sequence ATGGAAGGAACAAATCACTCTATGGTGTCAGAATTTCTGTTCGTGGGACTCACCAACTCCTGGAAGTTGCAAGtacttctgtttgtgtttgcttCAGTGTTTTATATGGCAAGCATGATGGGAAACTCCCTCATCATTTTCACAGTGGCTTCTGATCCTCACTTACATTCTCCCATGTACTTTCTGTTGGCCAATCTCTCCTTCATTGATTTAGGTGTTTCGTGTGTCACTTGTCCCAAGATGATTTATGACCTGTTCAGAAAGCACAAAGTCATCTCCTTTAGAGGTTGCATCACTCAAATCTTCTTCATCCATGTGATTGGTGGTGTAGAGGTGGTGCTGCTTATAGGCATGGCTTATGATAGATATGTAGCCATATGTAAGCCTCTCCATTATTTGACTATTATGAATGCCAAAATGTGCATTTTCATCTTAGTGTCTGCCTGGGTGGTTGGCCTTATGCATTCCCTGGTTCAATTTGTTTATGTAGTAAATTTGCCTTTCTGTGGACCAAATATTTTGGACAGTTTTTACTGTGACCTTCCTTGGTTTATCAGACTTGCTTGCATAGATACCAACCAATTAGAATTAATGGTATCAGCTAACAGTGGATTCATCTCTGTAGGCTCCTTCTTCATACTTGCCATATCTTATATTGTCATAATAGTCACTGTTCAGAAACATTCCTCAAGTGGTTCCTCCAAAGCCCTGTCTACACTCTCTGCTCACATCACTGTTGTGGTCCTATTCTTTGGTCCCTTGATATTTGTTTATACATGGCCTTCTTCTTCCACACACCTGGATAAGTACCTGGCCATATTTGATGCAGTTGGTACTCCTTTTCTGAACCCTGTGATCTACACACTGAGGAATCAAGAAATGAAGACAGCAATGAAGAGAATATGCAGACAGTTACTGAAATACGGGAAGATCTCCTAA